A single region of the Anoplolepis gracilipes chromosome 1, ASM4749672v1, whole genome shotgun sequence genome encodes:
- the Zip88e gene encoding zinc transporter ZIP1, producing MFDNALQAKLASMLVIGAGSFFVGIAPACFISTAQRLQRKLLLSCALCFGAGVLLATSMLHVLPEVREGLPDYAELVFSCGFLLLYLVDECVHHFCRSGGHVASETDHSMHRNTNERGCLNYRNHSHGISYNVATQDSKLYASEGDVRVPFNYRQSSFGNNTNSTWTISGYGATRRNPHDGPSAEETTFLCHGNHGEQCSNTNTGLTGLILALTVHAILEGLAIGLQTQIAEVLLLTGAVASHKFVVGFCLGLELAGVSKSVPKLVFVIFVFAIGSVIGIGIGMLTFQANTDWSKTVLPILQGLAGGTLLYVTVSEVLPRERTKWHRSPRRFGGILQFVSVFVGFVVIFLLNNYVGEF from the exons ATGTTCGATAACGCGTTACAAGCGAAGCTGGCGTCGATGTTGGTGATCGGCGCCGGCAGCTTCTTCGTCGGCATCGCACCCGCCTGCTTCATCTCGACCGCGCAGCGTCTACAGCGGAAGCTGCTGCTCTCCTGCGCCCTGTGCTTCGGCGCCGGTGTCCTCTTGGCCACCTCGATGCTGCACGTGTTGCCGGAAGTGCGCGAGGGTCTACCGGATTACGCCGAGCTGGTGTTCTCCTGCGGCTTCCTCTTGCTCTACCTGGTCGATGAATGCGTTCATCACTTTTGTCGAAGCGGCGGTCACGTGGCGTCCGAGACGGATCATTCCATGCATAGGAATACGAACGAGCGAGG TTGCTTGAACTATCGGAACCATTCCCATGGTATCAGTTACAATGTCGCCACACAAGACAGCAAACTTTACGCATCCGAGGGAGATGTGAGAGTACCATTTAATTATCGACAGAGTTCCTTTGGTAACAATACCAATAGCACATGGACGATCAGCGGCTATGGTGCGACGCGACGCAACCCACATGACGGCCCCTCGGCCGAGGAGACTACATTTTTGTGTCATGGAAATCACGGGGAGCAATGCAGCAATACTAACACCGGTCTTACCGGTCTTATCCTCGCCCTTACTGTACACGCCATTCTTGAAGGACTTGCGATAGGCCTGCAAACGCAAATCGCCGAG gtGTTGTTGTTGACTGGAGCCGTAGCATCACACAAATTTGTCGTCGGCTTCTGTTTGGGATTGGAATTGGCGGGAGTCAGCAAATCTGTGCCTAAATTAGTATTTGTAATTTTCGTATTCGCCATCGGATCTGTGATTGGAATCGGCATCGGCATGCTAACATTTCAG GCAAATACAGATTGGTCAAAGACGGTCTTACCGATTTTGCAAGGCCTAGCAGGCGGAACTTTGTTATATGTTACCGTTAGTGAGGTTCTTCCGAGAGAAAGAACAAAATGGCACAGAAGTCCACGTAGATTTGGGGGtattttgcaatttgtttCGGTATTTGTCGGATTTGTCGTTATCTTTCTTCTTAACAACTATGTAGGTGAGTTTTGA